The genomic window CCAGGTCGTTGAGCCAGCCGTTGTGCAGCCCGTAGACCCAGCCATGCACCCTCAGCGGCTGGCCGCGGCGCCAGGCGTCCTGGACCACGCCGGTACGGCAGACGTTGAGCGTCTGCTCGACCACGTTGAGCTCGCACAGCGCGTCCAGCCGCCGCTCCTCGGGCACCTCGTCGAACCAGGCCGCATGCTTCTCGAGCACGTCGGCCACATGGCGGATCCATGCGTCGGCGATGCCGATGCGCAGGCCCCGGAGCGCCGCGCCCACACCGCCGCAGCCCGAGTGGCCCACCACGATCACGTGCTCGACCTTCAGCAGGTCGACCGCGTACTGCACGACCGCGAGGCAGTTGAGGTCCGAATGCGCCACCACGTTCGCGACGTTGCGGTGCACGAAGAGCTCACCGGGCTTCAGGCCCACGAGCTCGTTGGCGGGCACGCGGCTGTCGGCGCATCCGATCCACAGGTACTTGGGTGCCTGCTGGCGCAGCAGCGACGAGAAGAAGCCGGGTTCGCTCGTCTCGACCTCGCTCGCCCAGTCGCGGTTCTTCGCCAGCAGCTTGCTCAGCGCGTCCATGGTCTGCGCGGGGCCGCGGGCCTCAGACGTGCGCTTCGGCGCCCAGCAGCGCGGTGCGAAAGCGGCTGCGCAGGAACGGGCCGTCGCGCGGCGGCAGCGCCGTCGGCGCGGGATCGGTCGTGACCTTGATGGTCGCGAGCACCGGGCCCTGGCCGTTGAGGATCCTGTCGACCGCCTCCTCGAGCTCCGCGGCCGTGCGCACCGTCAGCGCCTGCGGGAAGCCCGTGGCCTTGGCCACCTCGGTGATGTTGACGCCGCGGCCCGCGTGGGCCGGCTGCATGCCGGTCTCGGCGTAATGCTCGTTGTCGATCACGACGACCGTGAGGTTCTCGGTGCGGTCGACCGCGGCGGTCGCCAGCGAGCCCAGGCCCATCATCATCTCGCCGTCGCCGACGAACACGATGACGCGCTTCTTCGGCTGCGCGCGGGCCAGGCCCAGGCCCACCATCACGGCGCCGCCCATCGCGCCCCAGAGGTAGAAGTTCTGCGGACCGTCGCCCGCGGCGGCCACGTCGAAGGTCGGGTTGCCCAGGCTGGTGATGGCCAGCGCCTCGCCCCGGTCGCGAAGGATGCGCGCCACCACTTCGCGGCGATTCAGGACGGCTTGGTTCTTGGCTGTGGATGACATGGCGATGCTCACTTGTTGAAATTCTTCGTGCCGATGACGCGCTGTCCGATCAGCACCGCGACGCTGCGCCCGGTCTGGTAGGCGAACTTCGCGCCGGCGAGCACGGTGGGCGGAACCTCCTCGGGCGTATCGGCGCGGTACACGTACACGCCCGAGTCCTCGAGCACCGCCTGCGTCGACTTGCCCATCGCGACCTGCCAGGGGTTGAACTCGCCCCACTCGCCGCGCATCGTCACGACCATGAACAGCGGCATGCGCGTCTCGTGCTGCAGCGACAGCATGTTGATGCAGTTGCCGACGCCGCTGGACTGCAGCAGCAGCACGCCGCGGTCGCCGCCGAGCCAGGCACCGCCCAGCATCGCGACGCCCTCCTCCTCGGTGGTGAGCGATACCGCGTGGATCTCGGGGTCCGCCTCGCACAGGCGGATCAGCTGGCTGTGGCCCGCGTCGGGGACGTAGGCGACCTGCCGGACGCCGAGGTTCTTGAAGCCTTCGAAGATTTGCTGGGGCCAATCGATGGTGGACATGGGAGTGGGTGGGGTGGTGAATGATGGAAAGAAGGGATCGATGCTCAGCGCATGACGAAGGGGTTGGCCGTCGCCGCGCCGGTGTTGATCCAGACGCTCTTGGTCTGCAGGTATTCGTTGATCGCGTCCATGCCGTTCTCGCGGCCCAGGCCCGAATCCTTGTAGCCGCCGAACGGCGACATGAAGCTCACGGCGCGGTAGGTGTTGATCCACACCATGCCGGCCTGCAGCCGCTCGGACATCCGGAACGCGCGGCCCATGTCGCGCGTCCACACGCCCGAGCCGAGCCCGAAGCGCACGTCGTTGGCGATGCGCACCGCATCGTCCTCGTCCTTGAAGCGGATGATCGAGAGCACGGGGCCGAAGACCTCCTCCTGCGCGATGCGCATGCCGTTGTCGACGTCGCCGAAGATCGTCGGCTGCACGAACCATCCGCTGCCGCAGGCCTCGCCCGTGGCGGGACCGCCGCCGAGCAGCAGCCGGGCGCCCTCGTCCTTCGCGATCTGGATGTAGCTCAGCACCTTGTCGTACTGGGGCCGCGTGGTCACCGGGCCGACCTGGGTGTCCATCGACATCGGGTCGCCCATGCGCGCGGTGCGCGCCAGCGCCAGCAGGCGCTCGACCACCTCGTCGTACACCGCGTCCTGCACCAGCAGGCGCGAGCCCGCGATGCAGGTCTGGCCGGTGGCGGCGAAGATGCCCGAGACCGCGCCGTTCACGGCGTCGTCGAGGTTCGCGTCCGCGAAGACGATGTTGGGCGACTTGCCGCCGAGCTCCAGGCTCACGTGCTTGAACTGGCGCGCGGCCGCCTCGTTGATGGCGCGACCGGTGGCGTCGGCGCCGGTGAAGGTGATCTTCGCGACCCGCGGATGCTCGACGAGCGTGGCGCCCACCTCGCGGCCGAAGCCCGTGACCACGTTGACCACGCCGGCGGGAAAGCCCGCCTCCTCGAACAGCCGGGCGAACTCCAGGCTTGACGCGGACGTGAACTCCGAGGGCTTGATCACCACCGTGCAGCCCGCGGCGAGCGCGGGGGCGATCTTCCACGTGGCCAGCAGCAGCGGCGAGTTCCAGGGCGTGATGGCGGCCACCACGCCGAGCGGCTCGCGGCGCGTGAAGTTGAAGTAGCCCGGCTTGTCGAGCGGCATCACGCGCCCCTCGACCTTGTCCGCCAGCCCGCCGAAGTAGTAGAACCACTGGGGGATGTAGTGGAGCTGCCCCAGCATCTCGGCCAGCAGCTTGCCGTTGTCGCGCACCTCGATCTCGGCCAGCCGGCGCGCATCGCGGGCGATCAGGTCGCCGACGCGGCGCAGCAGCGCACCGCGCTCGGTGGCCGTGAACTTCGACCACGGGCCCTCGGTGAAGGCCCGGTGCGCCGCCTGCACGGCGGCGTCCACGTCGGCCGCGCTGCCCGAGGCGATCTCGGCCCATGCCTCGCCGGTGTAGGGGTTGTGTGTTTCGAACCAGGTGCCGCCGAGGGGGGCGGCTTCCTGTCCGTCGATCCAGTGTGAGTAGCGTTTCATATCGGTGGACGAAGCTTCCTACATCGATGCGCGCGGCGCCATTTGCGATTCGCAAACAGGCACTTCAGAAGTGCTCAAGACGACCCGGCCGGTGTTTGGCCACGCGAAATGGCGGCTTGTGGAACCGCAAATTGCGCGGTGCGTACGCGCTGGGCATCCTTCATGGCGAACTCACTCGCGAAACCATGACACTGTCCCAACGCTCCTTCCTCTTCGTGCCCGCGAACCGTCCCGACCGCTTCGACAAGGCGCTGGCCTGCGGCGCCGATGCCGTCGTCATCGACCTCGAGGACGCGGTGCCTCCCGAGAACAAGACCGAGGCGCGCCATTCCGTGGCCGCCTGGCTGGCGGCCCACCATCGCGTGATCGTCCGCATCAACGCAGCCGACACGCCGTGGTTCAAGGACGACCTGGCGCTGGCCCGCCTGCCCGGCGTGGCCGGGATCATGCTGCCGAAGACGGAGCGCATCGACGAGGTGTTCAGCGTGTCGTGCATCGGCGCGGGCACGGCGGTGTTTCCGATGATCGAGACCGCCGCCGGCCTGCACAACGTCCACACCATCGCGCGGGCGCAGGGCGTGCAGCGGCTGGTGTTCGGCTCGATCGACTTCCAGCTCGATCTGGGCATCTCGGGCGACGAGCTCGAGCTGCTGCCCTACCGCGCGCAACTGGTGATGGCCTCGCGCCTGGCCCGGCTGGGCGCGCCGATCGACGGCGTCAGCACCTCGATCGACGACCAGGCCGCGCTCACGGCCGACACGCTGCGCTCGCGGCGGCTCGGCTTCGGCGCCAAGCTGTGCATCCATCCGAAGCAGGTGGGCGCGGTGAACGCGTCCTTCTGCGCCACCGCCGAGGAACTCGCCTGGGCGCGCCGCGTGCTCGAGGCGGCCGCGCGGTCGGCGGGTGCCGCCGTCGCGGTGGACGGCAAGATGGTGGACCGCCCCGTGATGATGCGTGCCCAGGCGATCGTGCAGGAAGCCGGCGAACGCGCATTGAAGCTGGCCGGCACGGCGGGAGCGCAGGCATGAAGGCCTTCGTCGCGGTCAAGCGGGTCGTCGACTACAACGTGAAGGTGCGCGTCAAGAGCGACGGCACGGGCGTGGACATCGCCAACGTCAAGATGAGCATGAACCCCTTCGACGAGATCGCCGTCGAAGAGGCCGTGCGCCTGAAGGAGAAGGGCGTGGTGACCGAGGTCATCGCCGTCTCGTGCGGCGACGCCAAGTCGCAGGAAACCCTGCGCACCGCGATGGCCATCGGCGCCGACCGCGGCATCCTGGTCGAGACCTCGGAAGAGCTGCAGCCGCTGGCCGTGGCCAAGCTGCTCAAGGCGCTGGTCGACAAGGAACAGCCCTCGCTCATCATCCTCGGAAAGCAGGCCATCGACGACGATGCCAACCAGACTGGCCAGATGCTGGCCGCGCTGGCCGACCTGCCGCAAGCCACCTTCGCCTCGAAGGTCGAAGTCGCCGGTGACAAGGCCAACGTCACGCGCGAAGTCGACGGCGGCCTCGAGACCGTCTCGCTCACGCTGCCGGCCGTCATCACGACCGACCTGCGCCTCAACGAGCCGCGCTACGTGACGCTGCCCAACATCATGAAGGCCAAGAAGAAGCAGCTCGACACCTTCAAGCCCGAGGACCTCGGCGTGGACGTCAAGCCGCGCCTGAAGACCCTCAAGGTCTCGGAACCGCCGAAGCGCGGTGCCGGCATCAAGGTGCCCGACGTGGCGACCCTGGTGGACAAGCTGAAGAACGAAGCCAAAGTGATCTGAGGAAGACAACGAACATGACCGCACTCGTCATTGCCGAACACGACCACGCCAGCATCAAGCCGGCCACCCTCAACACCGTGACCGCCGCGTTCGCCTGCGGTGGCGACGTCCACGTGCTCGTGGCCGGCGCCAACGCGGCCGAAGCCGCCAAGGCCGCGGCCCAGATCGCTGGCGTCACCAAGGTCATCGCGGCCGACAGCCCTAGCCTCGCCGAGAACCTGGCCGAGAACGTCGCGGCGCAAGTCCTTGCGATCGCCGGCAACTACAGCCACATCCTGTTCCCCTCGACCGCCAACGGCAAGAACGTCGCGCCGCGCGTGGCGGCCAAGCTCGACGTCGCGCAGATCAGCGACATCACCAAGGTCGACAGCCCCGACACCTTCGAACGTCCGATCTACGCGGGCAACGCGATCGCCACCGTGCAGAGCAGCGATGCCACCAAGGTGATCACCGTTCGCACCACCGGCTTCGACGCCGCAGCCGCCACCGGTGGCAGCGCAGCGATCGAAACCGCCGAAGGCGTGGCCGACAGCGGCAAGAGCAGCTTCGTGGGCCGCGAGGTCACGAAGAGCGAGCGCCCCGAACTGACGGCCGCCAAGATCATCGTCTCGGGTGGCCGCGCGCTGGGCAGCGCCGAGAAGTTCACCGAAGTGATGGCCCCGCTGGCCGACAAGCTCAACGCCGGTCTCGGTGCCAGCCGCGCAGCCGTCGACGCGGGCTACGCGCCGAACGACTGGCAAGTGGGCCAGACCGGCAAGATCGTCGCGCCGCAGCTGTACATCGCCGCGGGCATCTCGGGCGCGATCCAGCATCTGGCCGGCATGAAGGACTCCAAGGTGATCGTGGCGATCAACAAGGACGAGGAAGCACCGATCTTCTCGGTGGCCGACTACGGCCTCGTGGCCGACCTGTTCACGGCCGTGCCCGAACTCGCGAACGGAATCTAGGCGTCCGATGCGCGCCTGGCCGACAGCGCGTCGGCCTTCAGCAGCTCGACCAGGTCGCGCGCGAAGCCCGGCAAGGCTTCGAGGCTGCGAAAGCAGATCTGCAGGTTGCGCAGGGCCCAGTCGTCCTCGAGCTGGACGACCTGGACCGCCATGTACTGCCGGTAACGCTCGGCCGAAGTGCCCGGCATGATGCTGATGCCGACGTTCGATTCGGTCATCTTGCAGCAGGCCTCGAAGTTGCCGACCTGGATGCGCGGCTTGAGCACGCGGTTCATGTCGCGCGCGATCTGGTTCAGGAACGAATGGATCGCCGTGCCCTCGTTGAGCACCACGTGCTCGTACTCGAGGGTCTCGGCGAAGGGCACCGGCGAGCGGGCCGCCAGCGCATGGCCATCGGGCACCACCAGCACCAGCCGGTCCTCGCGATAGGGCACGACCTCGAGCCCCTCGGTGCGCACGCGCCCCGAGACGATGCCGATGTCGGTGTGGCCGTCGGACACCGCGCGCACGATGTCGCCGCTGCCGCGCTCGCGCAGGTCGACGTTCACGTCGGGATGGGTGATGAGGTAGCGGCTCATCACGGCCGGCAGGAAGTCGGTGATGGCCGTCGTGCTCGCGAACACGCGCAGATGGCCCTTGATGCCGCTGGCGTACTCCTGCAGGTCGTTGCGCAGGTGTTCGAGCTGGCCGACCACCAGGCGCGCGTGATAGGCCAGCGCCTGGCCCGGCGGCGAGAGGGTCACGCCCTGGCTGCTGCGGTACAGCAGCTTGGTGCCCACGCTCTCCTCGAGGTTCTTGACGCGGATGCTCGCCGCCGAGACCGACATGAACGTGGCCTCGGCGCCGCGCGTGAGGCTGTTGGCCTCGGCGATGGCCAGGAACAGCCGCAGGTCTACCAAATCGAAATGGATCATCTTGCTTTCCGACGTTGCCCCCCGCCCGCCGCCCCGGCCCGCGAGCTCATCGGGAAGCGACCGGCTCCAGCAGGATGCCGACGCGCGCCACCGACATCAGCGACCAGGCCCAGCCGATGACGCTCTGCATCTCGGCGGCCGTGGCGCCGTCGCGGTAGAGGGCCAGGCGCGTCGCCTTCTCTTCCAGTTCATGGCGCTCGAGGGTGTTGCCGGGATCGCCCTTGGGCTCGTCGACACGGCCCTCGAGGCGGCGTCCGTCGATGGTATCAACATGCACCTTGCCGATCCATCGCGCTGGATAGGCCCGGTCCACCTCGGCATCGAGGACCATGCTGACCTTGTCGTGGAAGGCCGAGACCGCGGCGTCCTTGAAGTGTCCGTCGAATTCCGCCAGGCCCGCGCGGCCATGCACGGCCACCAGGCCGAGCACGGTGCCCATCGAGAACTTCGACTGGTGCACGGTCTGCGGATCGGTGACCGGGCCGAGGACGTCGATGGCCGCCTGGTGCACCTGCGCCGTCACCGCCTTCACGTCGCCGGCCGCGAGCTGGTGGCGCTGCAGGATCTGCTGCAGTGCATCGGCCGCGGGGTGCGTGTGGCGGCACGAGGCGTGGAACTTGAACGAGGTCTCGGCCAGCGCCCAGCGTGTGCCGAGGCCGTCCGTGAGCCGCGCCGGATCGGCGTCGCTCGACATGCCCGCGGCCATGCCCTGCGCGCCGGTCAGAATGCGCCGCGCGCCCGTGAAGTCGTCCTTGGCCAGGTAGGCGGCCGTGAGGCCGGCGCCGGCCGCGTGCGCCGTGTGCAGCTGCTTCGAATCGGCGGCGTCGCGCAGGAACTCCCACAGGCCCGAGGCCTGGGTGCCCGCGGAACCGATGGCATGCGACATCTGGTCGGGCGTGAGCGCCAGCAGGTGGCCGGCCGTCACCGCGGCGGCCACGGCGCCCGCGGTGCCGGTGGTGTGGAAGATCTTGTAGTGCGAGCGGCCCAGGAACTCGCCGACGCGGATGCCGACCTCGTAGCCGGCGACCGCCGCGGTCAGCAGCTGCGCGCCGCTGAGGCCATGCGCCTGGGCGATCGCGAGCGCCACCGGGAACACCACGGCGGCCGGATGGAACACGGAGCCGTTGTGCACGTCGTCCTGCTCGGCGAAGTGCGAGGCCGCGGCATTCGCCATCGCGGCCATCAGGGGGCTGGAGCGCGTGCGGTGGATCAGGATCTCGCTGCGGCCATCGCCCGCGCCCATGGCGGACGCGAAGCGGGTGATGGTCTCGACCGGGCGCGCGCCCTTGCCGGCCAGTGCCGAGCCGATCCAGTCGAGGAGCAGGTCCTCGGCGCGGCGCAGCACCGCGGGCGGAATGTCTTCGGCCTTCAGGTCGGCGGCAAAGCGCGCCAGGATGGACTCGGCGGTGCTCGAGGTGGTCATGTCGAATGGTCTTTCAGAGGATCTGGCTGTCGCGCAGGCGCGCGATGTCTTCGCGGCCGTAGCCCAGCTCTCGCAGGATGGCGTCGGTGTGCTCGCCCAGCGCGGGAACCGGGTCCATGCGCGGCTCGAAGCGGTCGTTGTCGGCCGGCGGCTTCAGCGCCGGGATCGGCCCGACCGGCGAACCCACCTCGCGCCAGCGCTCGCGGGCGCGCAGCTGGGGATGGGCCCACACGTCCGCGATGCCGTTGACGCTGGCATTGCCGATGTGGGCGGCGTCGAGGCGCTCGATGCACTGGGCCGCCGTCAGCGGCTGCAGCAGCGACTCGATGCGCTGCTTGAGTTCCACCCGGTGGGCGCTGCGCTTGGCGTTGGCGTCGAAGCGCTCGTCGGTGGCCAGCTCCGGGTGCGCGAGCACCTGTTCGCAGAAGGCCTTCCACTCGCGCTCGTTCTGCAGGCCGAACAGCACGGTCTTGCCGTCGCCCGCGGTGAAGGGACCGTAGGGATAGATGCTCGGATGGCTGGCGCCCGCGCGCACGGCCTGCGCCTGGCCCTCGAAGCCGTAGTAGAGCGGGTTGCCCATCCATTCGGCGAGGCACTCGAGCATCGACACGTCGATGTGGCTGCCCTCGCCGGTGATGCCGCGCTGGATCAGCGCGGCCAGCACCGCGCTGTAGGCATACATGCCGGCGGCGATGTCGGCCACCGAGATGCCGGCGCGCGCCATCTCCTCGGGCGAGCCGGTCACCGACAGCAGGCCCGCCTCGGCCTGGATCAGCAGGTCGTAGGCCTTCTTGTCGCGGAACGGTCCCGCGCTGCCGTAGCCCGAGATGTCGCAGACGATCAGTCGCTGGTGCGTGGGGCGCAGCGCTTCCTCGGACAGGCCGAGCCGCGCCGCGGCGCCGGGCGCCAGGTTCTGCACCAGCACGTCGGCCTGACCCAGCAGCCTGGCCAGCACCTGCCGCGCCTCGGGATGCTTGACGTCGAGGGTGATGCTCTCCTTGGACCGGTTGATCCAGACGAAATAGGAGGCCTCGCCCCGGACCCGCCGGTCGTAGGCGCGCGCGAAATCGCCGGCGCCCGGGCGCTCGATCTTGATGACCCGCGCGCCCATGTCCGCGAGCTGGCGCGTGGCGAAGGGCGCCGCGACCGCGTGCTCGAGCGTGACGACGGTGATGCCTTCGAGCGGGCGCCTGCTGGAGCTGCGTGCCATGGCGCTCAGAAGGAACGCGGCAGGCCGAGCAGGTGCTCCGCCACGTACGCGTAGATCAGGTTGGTGGAGATCGGCGCGACCTGGTAGAGGCGCGTCTCGCGGAACTTGCGCTCGATGTCGTATTCGTTCGCGAAGCCGAAGCCGCCATGGAACTGCAGGCAGGTGTTGGCCGCTTCCCAGCTCGCCTTGGCCGCCAGGTACTTCGCCATGTTGGCCTGCGCGCCGCAGGGCTGGTGCGCGTCGAACAGCTCGCAGGCCTTGAAGCGCATGAGGTTGGCGGCCTCGACCTCGATATAGGCGTCGGCGATCGGGAACTGCACGCCCTGGTTCTGGCCGATCGGGCGGCCGAACACCACGCGCTCGTTGACGTACTTGGTCACGCGGTCGATGAACCAGTAGCCGTCGCCGATGCATTCGGCCGCGATCAGCGTGCGCTCGGCATTGAGCCCGTCGAGGATGTACTTGAAGCCCTGGCCTTCCTCGCCGATCAGGTTCTCGGCCGGGATCTCGAGGTTCTCGAAGAACAGCTCGTTGGTCTCGTGATTCACCATGTTCGGGATCGGCCGCACCGTCATCCCGCTCTTCTCGGCCGCGCGCAGGTCGACCAGGAAGATCGACATGCCCTCGGACTTCTTCTTGACCTCGGCCAGCGGCGTGGTGCGCGCCAGCAGGATCATCCAGTCGGAGTGCTGTACGCGCGAGATCCAGACCTTCTGGCCGTTGATGACGTAGCGGTCGCCCTTCTTCACGGCGGTGGTCTTGATCTTGGTGGTGTCGGTGCCGGTCGTGGGCTCGGTCACGCCCATGGACTGCAGGCGCCATTCGCCCGAGGCGATCTTGGGCAGGTAGAGCTGCTTCTGCTGCTCCGAGCCGTGGCGTAGCAGCGTGCCCATGTTGTACATCTGGCCGTGGCAGGCGCCGGAGTTGCCGCCCGAGCGGTTGATCTCCTCCATGATCACCGAGGCCTCGGTCAGGCCCAGGCCCGAGCCGCCATACTCGGCGGGGATCAGCGCCGCGAGCCAGCCGGCCTTGGTCAGCGCATCGACGAAGGCCTCGGGATAGGCGCGCTGCTCGTCGATCTTGCGGTGGTATTCGTCGGGAAACTCGGCGCAGAGGGCGCGCACGGCATCGCGGATGTCTTGGTACTTGTCGACGGCGTTCTTCGTCATGGGATCGCTGCTTGCTTGCTGGTTAGAAAAAACTGGCGCGGGCTTCCATCGCCAGCGCGCCGTCATGGTTGCGTGCCCACAGTTTCTGCGAACCGTCGGCCTCGGCCTTGCCGCACAGCTCGAAGGCCGCGGTGTCGAACAGGGGATGCACGGCGCGGAAGGCGAAGCCGCGCACGCGGCGCTGCGGCTGCTGGCGGCTCGCGAGCCCCAGCAGCAGCGTGGCCACCATCGGGCCATGGACCACCAGGCCCGGATAGCCCTCGACTTCGGTAGCATAGGGCCGGTCGTAGTGGATGCGGTGGCCGTTGAAGGTCAGCGCGGAATAGCGGAACAGCAGCACCGGGTCGGGCACGACGGTCTCGCGGTAGTCCTCGTCCGTGGCCGCCTGCTTTCCCGCCGGGGCGGGCGCGCCCGCGGCCGGCATGCCGCGGTAGACGATGTCCTGCTGCTCGGTGATGGCGATGCCCCGGGCATTCGAGATCTCGTGGCGGACCTTGACGAAAACCAGCGGCCCGCTCTTGCCGTCCTTGGCATCCACATCGAGGATGCGCGACTGGCGCGTGATCTCGTCGCCCACCTGCAGCGGATGGTGGAACTGCAGCTCGCCGCCGGCCCACATGCGGCGCGGCAGCGCGATCGGCGGCAGGAAGCCGCCGCGCAGCGGGTGGCCGTCGGCACCGATCCGGTCCTGGCGCGCCAGCGGGATGAAGTGCAGCCAGTGCCACAGCGGGGGCACGTCGCTGCCCAGGTTGAAGGCGAGGTCGTCCCGGTTGAACGTGGCGGCCAGCGCCGACAGGGGCGCGGCGCCGACGTCGTCGCCCCCGCGCTCGGTACGGCCGATCCAGGCCCGAAGGTCGACGGAGGTCTCGGTAGTCATGGCCGCAGCATTGCCCGATCCGGCGGAATGCGCAATTTGCCATTCGCAAAGTGCGCCTTGTTGGGCATTCAACGCGCCGGCAGCCGCCCGGTGTCGGACGCCTTCGCGCCGATGCCATCGGGGTCAGTGCCCGGCCGGCCGCGCCTCCTCGGGATCGAAGGCGCCGCGCCCGCCGCGCTGCAGCCGCAGCCCATAGCCGCGGATCTTCGCGTAGAGCGTGGGCTTGGCGATGCCGAGCCGGCGCGCGGTCTCGGTGACGTTGAAGCCACAGGCACGCAGCGCATTCGCGATCGCCTCCTTCTCGACCTCCTCGAGCGTGCGCACCTCGGAGGCCGGGTGCACCGGCGGCGGCGGCGCGGCGTCGGGCTTCTGGCCGCCGGAGAACCATGCGGGCAGGTCGTCGACGCAGGCGGTCTCGGCATCGGTCATG from Variovorax paradoxus includes these protein-coding regions:
- a CDS encoding electron transfer flavoprotein subunit beta/FixA family protein, which gives rise to MKAFVAVKRVVDYNVKVRVKSDGTGVDIANVKMSMNPFDEIAVEEAVRLKEKGVVTEVIAVSCGDAKSQETLRTAMAIGADRGILVETSEELQPLAVAKLLKALVDKEQPSLIILGKQAIDDDANQTGQMLAALADLPQATFASKVEVAGDKANVTREVDGGLETVSLTLPAVITTDLRLNEPRYVTLPNIMKAKKKQLDTFKPEDLGVDVKPRLKTLKVSEPPKRGAGIKVPDVATLVDKLKNEAKVI
- the can gene encoding carbonate dehydratase, with the protein product MDALSKLLAKNRDWASEVETSEPGFFSSLLRQQAPKYLWIGCADSRVPANELVGLKPGELFVHRNVANVVAHSDLNCLAVVQYAVDLLKVEHVIVVGHSGCGGVGAALRGLRIGIADAWIRHVADVLEKHAAWFDEVPEERRLDALCELNVVEQTLNVCRTGVVQDAWRRGQPLRVHGWVYGLHNGWLNDLEMTVGRPEDIERFHACAIASIRSRHKAPARVPEAAVETN
- a CDS encoding aldehyde dehydrogenase; amino-acid sequence: MSSTAKNQAVLNRREVVARILRDRGEALAITSLGNPTFDVAAAGDGPQNFYLWGAMGGAVMVGLGLARAQPKKRVIVFVGDGEMMMGLGSLATAAVDRTENLTVVVIDNEHYAETGMQPAHAGRGVNITEVAKATGFPQALTVRTAAELEEAVDRILNGQGPVLATIKVTTDPAPTALPPRDGPFLRSRFRTALLGAEAHV
- a CDS encoding aldehyde dehydrogenase, which codes for MKRYSHWIDGQEAAPLGGTWFETHNPYTGEAWAEIASGSAADVDAAVQAAHRAFTEGPWSKFTATERGALLRRVGDLIARDARRLAEIEVRDNGKLLAEMLGQLHYIPQWFYYFGGLADKVEGRVMPLDKPGYFNFTRREPLGVVAAITPWNSPLLLATWKIAPALAAGCTVVIKPSEFTSASSLEFARLFEEAGFPAGVVNVVTGFGREVGATLVEHPRVAKITFTGADATGRAINEAAARQFKHVSLELGGKSPNIVFADANLDDAVNGAVSGIFAATGQTCIAGSRLLVQDAVYDEVVERLLALARTARMGDPMSMDTQVGPVTTRPQYDKVLSYIQIAKDEGARLLLGGGPATGEACGSGWFVQPTIFGDVDNGMRIAQEEVFGPVLSIIRFKDEDDAVRIANDVRFGLGSGVWTRDMGRAFRMSERLQAGMVWINTYRAVSFMSPFGGYKDSGLGRENGMDAINEYLQTKSVWINTGAATANPFVMR
- a CDS encoding MmgE/PrpD family protein, with the protein product MTTSSTAESILARFAADLKAEDIPPAVLRRAEDLLLDWIGSALAGKGARPVETITRFASAMGAGDGRSEILIHRTRSSPLMAAMANAAASHFAEQDDVHNGSVFHPAAVVFPVALAIAQAHGLSGAQLLTAAVAGYEVGIRVGEFLGRSHYKIFHTTGTAGAVAAAVTAGHLLALTPDQMSHAIGSAGTQASGLWEFLRDAADSKQLHTAHAAGAGLTAAYLAKDDFTGARRILTGAQGMAAGMSSDADPARLTDGLGTRWALAETSFKFHASCRHTHPAADALQQILQRHQLAAGDVKAVTAQVHQAAIDVLGPVTDPQTVHQSKFSMGTVLGLVAVHGRAGLAEFDGHFKDAAVSAFHDKVSMVLDAEVDRAYPARWIGKVHVDTIDGRRLEGRVDEPKGDPGNTLERHELEEKATRLALYRDGATAAEMQSVIGWAWSLMSVARVGILLEPVASR
- a CDS encoding CoA transferase, whose protein sequence is MARSSSRRPLEGITVVTLEHAVAAPFATRQLADMGARVIKIERPGAGDFARAYDRRVRGEASYFVWINRSKESITLDVKHPEARQVLARLLGQADVLVQNLAPGAAARLGLSEEALRPTHQRLIVCDISGYGSAGPFRDKKAYDLLIQAEAGLLSVTGSPEEMARAGISVADIAAGMYAYSAVLAALIQRGITGEGSHIDVSMLECLAEWMGNPLYYGFEGQAQAVRAGASHPSIYPYGPFTAGDGKTVLFGLQNEREWKAFCEQVLAHPELATDERFDANAKRSAHRVELKQRIESLLQPLTAAQCIERLDAAHIGNASVNGIADVWAHPQLRARERWREVGSPVGPIPALKPPADNDRFEPRMDPVPALGEHTDAILRELGYGREDIARLRDSQIL
- a CDS encoding LysR family transcriptional regulator, with amino-acid sequence MIHFDLVDLRLFLAIAEANSLTRGAEATFMSVSAASIRVKNLEESVGTKLLYRSSQGVTLSPPGQALAYHARLVVGQLEHLRNDLQEYASGIKGHLRVFASTTAITDFLPAVMSRYLITHPDVNVDLRERGSGDIVRAVSDGHTDIGIVSGRVRTEGLEVVPYREDRLVLVVPDGHALAARSPVPFAETLEYEHVVLNEGTAIHSFLNQIARDMNRVLKPRIQVGNFEACCKMTESNVGISIMPGTSAERYRQYMAVQVVQLEDDWALRNLQICFRSLEALPGFARDLVELLKADALSARRASDA
- a CDS encoding electron transfer flavoprotein subunit alpha/FixB family protein, coding for MTALVIAEHDHASIKPATLNTVTAAFACGGDVHVLVAGANAAEAAKAAAQIAGVTKVIAADSPSLAENLAENVAAQVLAIAGNYSHILFPSTANGKNVAPRVAAKLDVAQISDITKVDSPDTFERPIYAGNAIATVQSSDATKVITVRTTGFDAAAATGGSAAIETAEGVADSGKSSFVGREVTKSERPELTAAKIIVSGGRALGSAEKFTEVMAPLADKLNAGLGASRAAVDAGYAPNDWQVGQTGKIVAPQLYIAAGISGAIQHLAGMKDSKVIVAINKDEEAPIFSVADYGLVADLFTAVPELANGI
- a CDS encoding phosphonopyruvate decarboxylase, which gives rise to MSTIDWPQQIFEGFKNLGVRQVAYVPDAGHSQLIRLCEADPEIHAVSLTTEEEGVAMLGGAWLGGDRGVLLLQSSGVGNCINMLSLQHETRMPLFMVVTMRGEWGEFNPWQVAMGKSTQAVLEDSGVYVYRADTPEEVPPTVLAGAKFAYQTGRSVAVLIGQRVIGTKNFNK
- a CDS encoding CoA ester lyase, whose protein sequence is MTLSQRSFLFVPANRPDRFDKALACGADAVVIDLEDAVPPENKTEARHSVAAWLAAHHRVIVRINAADTPWFKDDLALARLPGVAGIMLPKTERIDEVFSVSCIGAGTAVFPMIETAAGLHNVHTIARAQGVQRLVFGSIDFQLDLGISGDELELLPYRAQLVMASRLARLGAPIDGVSTSIDDQAALTADTLRSRRLGFGAKLCIHPKQVGAVNASFCATAEELAWARRVLEAAARSAGAAVAVDGKMVDRPVMMRAQAIVQEAGERALKLAGTAGAQA